The following coding sequences are from one Bos indicus x Bos taurus breed Angus x Brahman F1 hybrid chromosome 5, Bos_hybrid_MaternalHap_v2.0, whole genome shotgun sequence window:
- the FGFR1OP2 gene encoding FGFR1 oncogene partner 2 isoform X3, translating to MSCTIEKALADAKALVERLRDHDDAAESLIEQTTALNKRVEAMKQYQEEIQELNEVARHRPRSTLVMGIQQENRQIRELQQENKELRTSLEEHQSALELIMSKYREQMFRLLMASKKDDPGIIMKLKEQHTKIDMVHRNSSEGFFLGASRHILEAPQHGLERRHLEANQNELQAHVDQITEMAAVMRKAIEIDEQQGCKEQERIFQLEVS from the exons ATGAGTTGCACCATTGAGAAGGCACTTGCTGATGCTAAAGCCCTTGTTGAAAGGTTGAGAGACCATGACGATGCAGCAGAATCTTTGATTGAGCAAACCACAGCTCTCAACAAGCGAGTAGAAGCTATGAAgcag TATCAAGAAGAAATTCAAGAACTTAATGAAGTTGCAAGACATCGGCCACGGTCCACATTAGTTATGGGAATCCAgcaagaaaacagacaaatcagAGAATTGCAACAAGAGAACAAAG AATTACGTACATCCCTGGAAGAACATCAATCTGCCTTGGAACTTATAATGAGCAAGTATCGAGAGCAAATGTTTAGATTGCTAATGGCTAGCAAAAAAGATGATCCAGGAATAATAATGAAGTTAAAAGAGCAACACACTAAG ATTGACATGGTGCATCGTAACAGCTCCGAAGGATTCTTCCTTGGTGCATCTCGACACATCCTTGAAGCACCTCAACATGGACTGGAGAGGAGGCACTTGGAAGCAAATCAGAAT gAATTACAAGCACATGTTGACCAGATAACTGAAATGGCAGCAGTAATGAGGAAAGCCATTGAAATTGATGAGCAACAGGGTTGCAAGGAACAGGAACGAATATTTCAACTTGAAGTAAGTTAG
- the FGFR1OP2 gene encoding FGFR1 oncogene partner 2 isoform X1: MSCTIEKALADAKALVERLRDHDDAAESLIEQTTALNKRVEAMKQYQEEIQELNEVARHRPRSTLVMGIQQENRQIRELQQENKELRTSLEEHQSALELIMSKYREQMFRLLMASKKDDPGIIMKLKEQHTKIDMVHRNSSEGFFLGASRHILEAPQHGLERRHLEANQNELQAHVDQITEMAAVMRKAIEIDEQQGCKEQERIFQLEQENKGLREILQITRESFLNLRKEDVSESTSLSALVTSSDLSLRKS; this comes from the exons ATGAGTTGCACCATTGAGAAGGCACTTGCTGATGCTAAAGCCCTTGTTGAAAGGTTGAGAGACCATGACGATGCAGCAGAATCTTTGATTGAGCAAACCACAGCTCTCAACAAGCGAGTAGAAGCTATGAAgcag TATCAAGAAGAAATTCAAGAACTTAATGAAGTTGCAAGACATCGGCCACGGTCCACATTAGTTATGGGAATCCAgcaagaaaacagacaaatcagAGAATTGCAACAAGAGAACAAAG AATTACGTACATCCCTGGAAGAACATCAATCTGCCTTGGAACTTATAATGAGCAAGTATCGAGAGCAAATGTTTAGATTGCTAATGGCTAGCAAAAAAGATGATCCAGGAATAATAATGAAGTTAAAAGAGCAACACACTAAG ATTGACATGGTGCATCGTAACAGCTCCGAAGGATTCTTCCTTGGTGCATCTCGACACATCCTTGAAGCACCTCAACATGGACTGGAGAGGAGGCACTTGGAAGCAAATCAGAAT gAATTACAAGCACATGTTGACCAGATAACTGAAATGGCAGCAGTAATGAGGAAAGCCATTGAAATTGATGAGCAACAGGGTTGCAAGGAACAGGAACGAATATTTCAACTTGAA caagaaaataaaggcttgaGAGAGATTCTTCAAATAACTCGAGAATCATTTTTGAACCTTAGGAAAGAGGATGTGTCAGAAAGTACATCTTTGTCAGCATTAGTAACCAGTAGTGACCTCAGTCTGAGGAAGAGCTGA
- the FGFR1OP2 gene encoding FGFR1 oncogene partner 2 isoform X2: MSCTIEKALADAKALVERLRDHDDAAESLIEQTTALNKRVEAMKQYQEEIQELNEVARHRPRSTLVMGIQQENRQIRELQQENKELRTSLEEHQSALELIMSKYREQMFRLLMASKKDDPGIIMKLKEQHTKELQAHVDQITEMAAVMRKAIEIDEQQGCKEQERIFQLEQENKGLREILQITRESFLNLRKEDVSESTSLSALVTSSDLSLRKS; this comes from the exons ATGAGTTGCACCATTGAGAAGGCACTTGCTGATGCTAAAGCCCTTGTTGAAAGGTTGAGAGACCATGACGATGCAGCAGAATCTTTGATTGAGCAAACCACAGCTCTCAACAAGCGAGTAGAAGCTATGAAgcag TATCAAGAAGAAATTCAAGAACTTAATGAAGTTGCAAGACATCGGCCACGGTCCACATTAGTTATGGGAATCCAgcaagaaaacagacaaatcagAGAATTGCAACAAGAGAACAAAG AATTACGTACATCCCTGGAAGAACATCAATCTGCCTTGGAACTTATAATGAGCAAGTATCGAGAGCAAATGTTTAGATTGCTAATGGCTAGCAAAAAAGATGATCCAGGAATAATAATGAAGTTAAAAGAGCAACACACTAAG gAATTACAAGCACATGTTGACCAGATAACTGAAATGGCAGCAGTAATGAGGAAAGCCATTGAAATTGATGAGCAACAGGGTTGCAAGGAACAGGAACGAATATTTCAACTTGAA caagaaaataaaggcttgaGAGAGATTCTTCAAATAACTCGAGAATCATTTTTGAACCTTAGGAAAGAGGATGTGTCAGAAAGTACATCTTTGTCAGCATTAGTAACCAGTAGTGACCTCAGTCTGAGGAAGAGCTGA